The nucleotide window GCTCAAGACCAAGGTGCAGCGCACCGTGGTCGCCGAACAGTACCGCAAGGAAATCGCCTTCACCGACATCAAGGTCGACGGCAAGGTCGTTATCGCCAAGGGCAAGGACATCACCAAGGGCGCCTGGCGCAAGCTGGTGCGTGCCGAGGTCAAGAATATCGAGGTCGATCCCGATTCCCTGGTGGGCCAGTACCTGGCCAGGGACATGGTGGACAAGAACGGCGAAGTGCTCGCCGAGGCGGCCGAAGAGCTTACTCCCGAGCTCATCGAGAGGCTCCGCGAGGCCAAGATCAAGGACCTGGACGTGCTGCACACCCGCGGCATGGAGGTTTCCTCTTCCCTGCGCGACACGCTCTTGCTCGACAAGACCACCGACATGGAGACCGCGCAGATCGAGATTTACCGTCGTCTGCGCCCCAGCTCTCCGCCCACGCCCGAGATTGCGTCCAACTTCTTCGAGAACCTGTTCCGCTCATCCGACTACTACGACCTGTCCAGCGTGGGCCGTTACAAGCTCAATTCCCGTCTGAACCAGGATGTGGACCTGTCGATCCGTACCCTGACCAACGAGGACATCCTCCTGGCGGTCAGGGAACTGATGCGGCTCAAGGATTCCCACGGCCCGGCCGACGACATCGACCATCTGGGCAACCGCCGCGTCCGCCCCGTGGGCGAACTGGTGGAGAACCAGTACCGCATCGGTCTCGTCCGCATGGAGCGCGCCATCAAGGAGCGCATGTCCCTGCAGGAAGTGGCCACCCTGATGCCCCATGACCTGATCAACCCCAAGCCGGTTGCCGCAGTGCTCAAGGAGTTCTTCGGAACTTCCCAGCTCAGCCAGTTCATGGATCAGACCAACCCGCTTTCCGAGGTCACCCACAAGCGCCGTCTCTCCGCGCTGGGACCCGGCGGCCTGACCCGCGAACGCGCGGGCTTCGAAGTGCGCGACGTGCATACTTCGCACTACGGCCGCATCTGCCCCATTGAGACTCCGGAAGGCCCGAACATCGGCCTGATCGTGTCCCTGACCACCTACGCCAAGGTCAATGACTACGGTTTCATCGAGACGCCGTACCGTAAGGTCGTGGACAAAAAGATCACCAATGAGATCAATTACATGGATGCGTCCAAGGAAGCCAAGGAAGTGGTGGCCCAGGCCAACGCTCCCCTGGACGACAAGGGCGTGTTCGTCAATCCGCGCGTCAACGCGCGCTTGGCGGGCGACGTTCAGCTGACCGCAGCCGAAGACGTCACCTGCATGGACATCAGCCCCAGCCAGACGGTTTCCATCTCGGCCGCGCTGATTCCGTTCCTGGAGCACGATGACGCCAACCGCGCGCTCATGGGTTCCAACATGATGCGTCAGGCCGTGCCCCTTCTCCAGGCCGAGGAGCCGCTTGTCGGCACCGGCATGGAAGGCCCGGTCGCTCGCGACTCCGGCGCCTGCGTGCTGGCCGAGGAAGATGGCGTCGTCCACTATGTGGATGCCGAGCGCGTCATCATCAACTACGATAAGGGGTTGTACTCCAAGTCCGGCGGCGCCAAGCACTACGAGCTGCAGAAGTGGCACAAGTCCAACCAGAACTCCTGCTTCGGCCAGACGCCCCGCGTCCAGGTCGGGCAGCGCGTCCTCAAGGGCGAAGTCCTGGCCGACGGCCCCGGCATCGACCACGGCGAGCTTGCCCTGGGCAAGAACCTGCTCGTGGCCTTCATGCCCTGGTGCGGTTTCAACTACGAGGACTCCATCCTCATCTCCGAGCGCATGGTCAAGGAAGACGTGTTCACCTCCATCCACATCGAGGAGTTCGAACTGGTCGCCCGCGACACCAAGCTCGGACCCGAAGAGGTGACCCGCGACATCTCCAACGTCTCGGAAGAGATGCTCCGCAACCTCGACGAATGCGGCATCATCCGCATCGGTGCGCGCATCAAGCCCGACGACATCATGGTCGGTAAGATCACGCCCAAGGGCGAGACCCAGCTGACCCCGGAAGAGAAGCTCCTGCGGGCCATCTTCGGCGACAAGGCGCGCGACGTGAAGAACACGTCCCTCAAGGTGCCGCCGGGAATCGCGGGCACGGTCGTGGACGTCAAGGTCTTCAACCGCCGCTCCGGCGAAAAGGACGACCGCACCAAGGCTATCGAGGATGCCGAACTGGCCGCCTTCGACGTCAAGGAACTGAAGCACATCGCTTCCCTGACGGACGCCGTGCGCGAAAGGATCTGGGATTCCCTCGAAGGGACCAAGCTCAAGAAGGACCTTGTCGGCTCCAAGAAGACCACGCTGGCCAAGTCCGGCGAAGTCATCAGCCGCGAAGCCCTGGACGGCGTCCCCGTCAAGAAGCTGATCGGCCTCTTCGACAAGGACGCCAATGACCAGCTCAAGCTGATCGTGGCCGACTACGAGTCGCAGGTCGCCTTCATCAAGAATATATATGACGTCAAGCGCGAGAAGGTTACCGAAGGCGATGATCTGCCTCCGGGCGTCATCAAGATGGTCAAGGTCTACGTCGCCGTGAAGCGCAAGCTCTCCGTGGGTGACAAAATGGCCGGTCGTCACGGCAACAAGGGCGTCGTTTCCTGCATCCTTCCCGAGGAAGACATGCCGTTCTTCGACGACGGCACCCCCATGGACATCGTCCTCAACCCGCTGGGCGTTCCCTCCCGTATGAATATCGGGCAGATCATGGAAACCCACCTGGGCATGGCAGGGCGCAAGCTCGGCCAGCAGGTCACCGCCATGCTGGAAGAGTCCGGCAATTCCCTCAAGGGAATCCGCGAGGAAGTGAAATCCATCCTGGCGACCCCGGACATGGACGAGTTGATCGACACCCTGGACGACGAGCAGTTCGTCGATGCCCTCAAGAAGCTCAAGAACGGCATCGTCGCCAAGACCCCGGTCTTCGACGGCGCCGAGGAAGACGGCATCTGGGGCTGGCTGGAAAAGGCCGGTCTCGCCTCCGACGGCAAGTTCATCCTGTATGACGGCCGCACGGGCGAGCCCTTCCACAGCCGCGTCACCGTGGGCATCATGTACATCCTCAAGCTGCACCACCTGGTCGACGAGAAGATCCACGCCCGGTCCACGGGCCCGTACTCCCTCGTCACGCAGCAGCCTCTGGGCGGTAAGGCCCAGTTCGGCGGACAGCGACTGGGTGAAATGGAAGTCTGGGCGCTGGAAGCATACGGCGCCGCGTACCTCCTGCAGGAGTTCCTGACCGTCAAGTCCGACGATGTGCAGGGCCGCGTGAAGATGTACGAGAAGATCGTCAAGGGCGACAACTTCCTGGAAGCCGGCTTGCCGGAATCCTTCAACGTCCTGGTCAAGGAACTCATGTCGCTGGGTCTGGATGTGACCCTGCACTACGAGGACCGCAAGCGGCCCGGCGCACCTTCCGCGCCGACCATGCCTTCGGCAATGCAGCCGCTGGTGGACTAGCGACGACCATAAGGTAATAGGCCCGGCCGGCTCAGCGGCCGGCCGGGCATGAGATAACTTTTTACGATAGGGGATATCCATGACGTTGGACGATCTGTTCACCTTGCGTGGAGCGCCGAATCAGGCGGCCCAGGGCCGAAACCTGAAGGCTATCCAGATATCCATTGCCTCCCCCGAGACCATTCGCGAATGGTCCTTCGGCGAGGTTAAAAAACCGGAAACCATCAACTACCGGACCTTCAAGCCGGAACGTGATGGCCTTTTCTGCGCCAAGATCTTCGGTCCCGTGAAGGACTACGAGTGCAACTGCGGCAAGTACAAGCGCATGAAGCATCGCGGCATCGTCTGCGAGAAGTGCGGCGTCGAGGTCATCGCCTCCAAGGTCCGCCGCGAGCGCATGGGCCACATCGAGCTGGCCGCTCCGGTTGCGCATATCTGGTTTCTCAAGACGCTGCCCTCCAAGATCGGCACGCTGCTCGACATCACCATGGCCGACCTGGAGAAGGTCCTGTACTTCGACTCCTACATCGTGCTTGATCCGGGCGAAACCCCGCTCAAGACGCACCAGGTGGTGAGCGAGGACCAGTACTTCCAGGTCATCGACCACTTCGGCGAAGACGCCCTGAAAGTGGGCATGGGCGCGGAAACCGTCCGCACCATGCTGGAGGCCCTGGACCTGCCGACCCTGCGCGCCGAGTTGCGCGAGGAGTCCCAGACCACGCGGTCCCAGACCAAGAAGAAGAAAATCACCAAGCGCCTCAAGATCGTCGAGGCCTTCATCGAGTCCGGCAACAAGCCCGAGTGGATGATCATGGAAGTGATTCCCATCATCCCGCCCGAGCTGCGCCCGCTGGTCCCCCTGGACGGCGGCCGCTTCGCCACCTCGGACCTCAACGACCTGTACCGCCGCGTCATCAACCGCAACAACCGGTTGAAGAGGCTGCTGGAGCTGGGCGCTCCCGAGATCATCATCCGCAACGAGAAGCGCATGTTGCAGGAGGCCGTGGACGCACTGTTCGACAACGGCCGCCGCGGCCGCGCCATCACCGGCACCAACGGCCGTCCGCTCAAGTCCCTGTCCGACATGATCAAGGGCAAGCAGGGCCGTTTCCGCCAGAACCTGCTCGGCAAGCGCGTGGACTACTCCGGCCGTTCGGTCATCGTTGTCGGTCCCAAGCTCAAGCTGCACCAGTGCGGCCTGCCCAAGAAGATGGCGCTGGAGCTGTTCAAGCCGTTCATCTACTCCGAGCTGGAGAAACGCGAGATCGCCACCACCATCAAGTCCGCCAAGAAAATGGTCGAGCGAGAAGACCTGGTCGTCTGGGATATCCTGGAAGACGTGGTCCGCGAGTACCCGATCATGCTCAACCGCGCACCGACCCTGCACCGCCTCGGCATCCAGGCCTTTGAGCCGCTCCTGGTCGAGGGCAAGGCCATCCAGCTGCATCCGCTCGTCTGCTCCGCCTACAACGCGGACTTCGACGGTGACCAGATGGCCGTGCACGTTCCGCTCTCCGTGGAGGCGCAGATCGAATGCCGCGTGCTCATG belongs to Pseudodesulfovibrio portus and includes:
- the rpoB gene encoding DNA-directed RNA polymerase subunit beta, producing MGQLRKKFGKIVNTLPIPHLLELQVDSYNRFLQAETPPASRGDFGLEGVFRSVFPIEDFNKTASLDFVSYEIGEPKYDVDECISKGLTYETPIRITVRLVVFDVDEETDNRTIRDIKEQDIYFGTLPLMTEKGTYVINGTERVIVNQLQRSPGIIFEHDSGKSHSSRKVLYSSRIIPMRGSWLDFDFDHKDILYVRIDRRRKMPVTILLKAMGLSRADILDYFYDIESYTLLKTKVQRTVVAEQYRKEIAFTDIKVDGKVVIAKGKDITKGAWRKLVRAEVKNIEVDPDSLVGQYLARDMVDKNGEVLAEAAEELTPELIERLREAKIKDLDVLHTRGMEVSSSLRDTLLLDKTTDMETAQIEIYRRLRPSSPPTPEIASNFFENLFRSSDYYDLSSVGRYKLNSRLNQDVDLSIRTLTNEDILLAVRELMRLKDSHGPADDIDHLGNRRVRPVGELVENQYRIGLVRMERAIKERMSLQEVATLMPHDLINPKPVAAVLKEFFGTSQLSQFMDQTNPLSEVTHKRRLSALGPGGLTRERAGFEVRDVHTSHYGRICPIETPEGPNIGLIVSLTTYAKVNDYGFIETPYRKVVDKKITNEINYMDASKEAKEVVAQANAPLDDKGVFVNPRVNARLAGDVQLTAAEDVTCMDISPSQTVSISAALIPFLEHDDANRALMGSNMMRQAVPLLQAEEPLVGTGMEGPVARDSGACVLAEEDGVVHYVDAERVIINYDKGLYSKSGGAKHYELQKWHKSNQNSCFGQTPRVQVGQRVLKGEVLADGPGIDHGELALGKNLLVAFMPWCGFNYEDSILISERMVKEDVFTSIHIEEFELVARDTKLGPEEVTRDISNVSEEMLRNLDECGIIRIGARIKPDDIMVGKITPKGETQLTPEEKLLRAIFGDKARDVKNTSLKVPPGIAGTVVDVKVFNRRSGEKDDRTKAIEDAELAAFDVKELKHIASLTDAVRERIWDSLEGTKLKKDLVGSKKTTLAKSGEVISREALDGVPVKKLIGLFDKDANDQLKLIVADYESQVAFIKNIYDVKREKVTEGDDLPPGVIKMVKVYVAVKRKLSVGDKMAGRHGNKGVVSCILPEEDMPFFDDGTPMDIVLNPLGVPSRMNIGQIMETHLGMAGRKLGQQVTAMLEESGNSLKGIREEVKSILATPDMDELIDTLDDEQFVDALKKLKNGIVAKTPVFDGAEEDGIWGWLEKAGLASDGKFILYDGRTGEPFHSRVTVGIMYILKLHHLVDEKIHARSTGPYSLVTQQPLGGKAQFGGQRLGEMEVWALEAYGAAYLLQEFLTVKSDDVQGRVKMYEKIVKGDNFLEAGLPESFNVLVKELMSLGLDVTLHYEDRKRPGAPSAPTMPSAMQPLVD